The nucleotide sequence GTCATAGCCTAAAACCAACACACAGAGGACGGAATCGAAAAAAATAATTTTGGGCGAGTGGTGAAATGGTATACACTCGACACTTAAAATGTCGCGGAGCTTGCTCCATGAGGGTTCGAGTCCCTCCTCGCCCACAGTAAATTTAGCATCAAAAAATCGCCACTGAGGCGATTTATTTTTTCTCTTCTTGTTCAATTTTTGCAATAATTTTCGGAATCCGTTTGAAATCTTTGATGAGCGTTTCGCGCATTCCGCCATTATAGAGCGCCGCCGCAGGATGATAAAGTGTGTAGAAAATCTGCTTGCCCATACCTTCGATGTCTTTTCTCATCGCTTTGCCGTGAACTTCGGAAATCTTAAAACCAGGCAAAAATCTTTCCATCGAATGGCGGCCAAGCGTGACGATTAGTTTGGGCTGGATAATTTTTATTTGTTCCAAAAGCCAGGGCCAGCAAGCAGCGACTTCTTCGGGGAGCGGGTCGCGATTTTCCGGTGGGCGGCATTTGCAGACATTGGCGATGTAGACGTCTTCGCGTTTAAGCTTGATTGTCTCGAGCATTTCATTGAGAAATTTTCCGGCGGCACCGACAAAAGGCACTCCGGTTTCATCTTCTTTTCTTCCGGGTGCTTCACCGATAAACATAATTTTCGCATCGGCATTTCCTGCGCCGGGAACGACCTGGGTGCAACCTTTTCTTAGCGCGCACTGGGAACAGGCGAGCATTGCTGCGTTTAGTTTTTCGAGTTTGGATTGGTTTGACATGGAAGAAATGTAAAATGTAAAAATCAAAAATCAAAATGACAAATCAAAATAAAAAATTCGGAATTTAAGCATTTTGAATTTCACATTGTCATTTTGATATTTGCATTTTGATTTTTAATTTATTTCAAATCATGAATTCTCAATAGTTTAAAATTATCATTTTCAGTATTCCACACCGCAAACGTCGGTGGATAGATTTCTCCCGCAACATTGCCAGGATTGAGCACTGTACATTTTATCGATCCTTGGTCCGCCGTAGTTTCAACGGAGGAGACCCAAGGTTTATGCGTGTGACCATGAAAAACAAAAGCATATTTTCCAGTTTCCGCTAATCTTCTGGCTTCACGGGGAAAATGGACAAAGGCAATTTGCTTATTCTCAATTATAGTTTCGCCGAAATTTTTGAATAAAAAAGTCTGGCGATATTTTTCTACTGATTCAAGCTCGCGCAGTTCGGTGTAATCGGCATTACCGAAAGTGTAATAAATAACGCCTGCAAAATTATCATTCATGAGATCAAGCACTTCTTTTGAGGCTAAGTCTCCGCAACAAATGAGCGTGGTAATTTTTTGTTCGGCGCAATAACGCAAAACTTTTTCCAAGTTGACTTCGTTATTGTGAATGTCGGAGGTGATGGCGATTTGCATATTATTTTTTTATTTTCTATTATCCAACATTCTCCAATTAAGTTCAAAGATGGTTTTTAGGGTAATGTAGATTTTTTCACTTTCAATGATGAGGCCTAGGTTTTCCTTGAAGGACATAATGCCGATTTTTCTTTTGCCATAGAGGTTTATCTCAACTTCCAGGCATAGTTCACGGGAATCATAGAGGCGGGTTTCTCGCAGGTGCTTTTTATCCTCCGCCTGAATCTTTTGCACAACTCCCAGATTTTGTCCAATAGCGCGCATCCAAATTTTTTTCTCAATTCTTTTTTTGAGATAATAATCCCACATATAATTTTCATCAAAATAGGTGAAGACGTCCGTCGTGCCCCACATCAGGATTTCTTGTCCGGGATAATTTAGGGTGTCTTGATAGACATTTTTGATTCCTTCACTACCTTCAAAATACTTCACGTCCGGTTTTTTGTCGATGCAGCTGGCCAGCGAGAGTAGTTGCGGAAGAATTCCCTTGAGCACGGTTTTCTTTTCTTCCAGCTGATTTTCCAAAATTCTCGGATCCTCGGCATAATAGAGCGTGCGTTTTTTTCTTTTTGTTGTTCCGATGAGACCCTTGGCTTTTAGTGCTTCGATTACATCATAGACGGTTGTGCGTTTGATCTTGGATTTGCGAGAAATTTGCTCGACAGTCGTTTCGCCCAATTCTAAAAGCTCGACATAAACATCAGCTTCACGCTCCGAGAGGTTGAGTTTTTCCAGTTGCTTTTTGAGAATAGCCATGGTAAAAGATATTTTGTCGGCGAAAGGGTCGTTTTGGATAGGTTAGCATAGAGACTAGAATTTGTCTATATTTAGGTAAAAAATAGCTTAGATTGTGTCTAGTATAGTAATTTTATTAAAAAATGACATAAAATCTTTTAAATAGTATAGGCTGTAATTTCACAGATATCGAAGGTTGTTTGACAATTTAATTCACTTGGATGCACTTAAAAAGTGTAGAAGGAGGTGTTTATGGAATTAAATGAGTTGCTAATAATAGGTTTGTTTTTTGTAATCGGCGCTGTTTTTTTGGCATATTTCACTTTCATATTGCAAAAAATAAAAAAATGGATACAAAATAATAAAAAATAAATGAGCGAAGGTGTGAAAGGAGGTTTTATGTTTAGGAACATCGAGAAGTTCTTTGAAAAAAAGCTTAGATGCCGAGCATCTAAGGTGGAGGGGGTGAGCTGCCCCAAATGCAGCTCTTTTAACTTGGAGTTAAAAAGAAGAGAATTTTTAGAGAGAGGTAGTTACGGAGGAGCAGTTTTTCATTTGGAGTATAAGTGCCTTGATTGCGAAACGGAATTGGAGACTACTCGTGAACTGTTGATGACACTTCGTTAGAAATAGGTCGAGGCATGAAAGTTTTTAACAAAGCTTTCCTGTTTTTTATTGCGAATAAAAAAACCAGTCAAAGCGGGACTGGCACCGGTTATTTTTTCAGGTGTTTTGCTTGGGGGCAGTTGATGCAAGAGAAATAATAAATCTTGTTTTTGCTTGCGAAAATTGCACAGCTTCCAATGAAAGTGCAACCGCCGCTTTGATGAAGGGCTACTTCTCTAGGGTGAAGTTCGCGAGACAGTTTGGTCATAATAATCTCATTTCCCGATTCAGTGCGGACGTATTTTTTTAGCCGCCGGAGCTCACTCATTTCTCGTTTCTTGGCATACGCTTTCAGTATATCTTTATATGTAGGCATAGGGACTGGCTTTCGGCGAACTGCAGGAACTGATTTTTGCCGTTTTTGGTCAAATATTTTCCAATCCATCCAGGATTCAGCGGGAATACCATAAAGTGATTTTAGCCAATTTCTTACTTTTTTAAAATTACTACTTTCAAATAATTCTTTTTCCTCCTTTGATAGCATATCGTAGTAATCTGTGTCCGACAGCTTATCTTTCCGATTGTTTAAATCACTGCCAGTTGCATTGTTCATGCGCATCCCTCCTTAAATTAATGTTATTTTTTGGTAAAGAGCCGGTCTTTTGTTGGACTGATCTGAAAAAATTTAGCCTCTGAATTTTTTGAGGAGCTTAATATCTTCTATTACTCTATCATGATCAGTTTCTAAAATCATATCAGTATTATTTTCTTTGGCGAATGTGACAATATTTTGAAATGCGGCTTCGCC is from Parcubacteria group bacterium and encodes:
- a CDS encoding YfcE family phosphodiesterase, with the translated sequence MQIAITSDIHNNEVNLEKVLRYCAEQKITTLICCGDLASKEVLDLMNDNFAGVIYYTFGNADYTELRELESVEKYRQTFLFKNFGETIIENKQIAFVHFPREARRLAETGKYAFVFHGHTHKPWVSSVETTADQGSIKCTVLNPGNVAGEIYPPTFAVWNTENDNFKLLRIHDLK
- a CDS encoding helix-turn-helix domain-containing protein, whose product is MAILKKQLEKLNLSEREADVYVELLELGETTVEQISRKSKIKRTTVYDVIEALKAKGLIGTTKRKKRTLYYAEDPRILENQLEEKKTVLKGILPQLLSLASCIDKKPDVKYFEGSEGIKNVYQDTLNYPGQEILMWGTTDVFTYFDENYMWDYYLKKRIEKKIWMRAIGQNLGVVQKIQAEDKKHLRETRLYDSRELCLEVEINLYGKRKIGIMSFKENLGLIIESEKIYITLKTIFELNWRMLDNRK
- a CDS encoding uracil-DNA glycosylase, giving the protein MLACSQCALRKGCTQVVPGAGNADAKIMFIGEAPGRKEDETGVPFVGAAGKFLNEMLETIKLKREDVYIANVCKCRPPENRDPLPEEVAACWPWLLEQIKIIQPKLIVTLGRHSMERFLPGFKISEVHGKAMRKDIEGMGKQIFYTLYHPAAALYNGGMRETLIKDFKRIPKIIAKIEQEEKK